In the Onychostoma macrolepis isolate SWU-2019 chromosome 09, ASM1243209v1, whole genome shotgun sequence genome, one interval contains:
- the LOC131547570 gene encoding nuclear factor 7, ovary-like — translation MASSSVEELSCPVCCEIFKAPVLLSCSHSVCKECLQQFWRIKKTQECPVCRRRSSKDSPPLNLALKNLCESFLKETNESCSSGSEEICSLHSEKLKLFCLEDKQPACVVCFTSEQHDNHKFRPISEVVSSYKEELNTALKSLQEKLKKRENMTEEFEKTVQHIKSQAEHTERQIKQQFEKLHQFLRDEEEATITALREEEEQKKQMMKEKLEEMNRHISALSHTIKDTEEMMKANDVCFLKEFPVTMERVQISQPDPQTPSGALIHVPRYLGNLPFRVWKKMQDIVQNTPVILDPNTAHPYLLLSDDLTSVRYSGIHQPLPDNPERFDYNYCVLGSEGFNSGTRCWDVEVKESSGWILGVTTASNQRKGGVFFNTDVWSVVYRWSERFGFPVKQDLERVRVYLDYDRGTVSFSDPVTNTHLHTFTTSFNHTLFPFFCSDSLKILPFNSQ, via the exons ATGGCTTCATCATCTGTAGAAGAGCTTTCTTGTCCCGTGTGCTGTGAAATCTTCAAGGCTCCTGTTCTTTTATCATGTAGTCACAGTGTCTGTAAAGAGTGTCTTCAACAGTTCTGGAGAATCAAGAAAACTCAGGAGTGTCCTGTCTGCAGGAGAAGATCCTCAAAAGACAGTCCTCCATTAAATCTTGCATTAAAAAACTTGTGTGAGTCGTTCCTGAAGGAGACAAATGAGAGCTGTTCATCAGGATCTGAGGAGATCTGCAGTTTACACAGTGAGAAACTCAAACTCTTCTGTCTGGAGGACAAACAGCCTGCGTGTGTCGTGTGCTTTACTTCAGAACAACACGACAATCACAAATTCAGACCCATCAGTGAAGTGGTTTCATCATATAAG GAGGAGCTCAATACAGCACTGAAGTCTTTACAGGAGAAActtaaaaagagagaaaacatgACAGAAGAGTTTGAGAAAACAGTTCAACACATCAAG TCTCAAGCTGAGCACACAGAGCGTCAGATTAAACAGCAGTTTGAGAAGCTTCATCAGTTTCTCAGAGATGAAGAAGAAGCTACAATCACTGCActgagagaggaagaggagcagaagaagcagatgatgaaggagaagctggaggagatgaacagacacatctcagctctttcacacacaatcaAAGACACGGAGGAGATGATGAAAGCCAATGACGTCTGCTTTCTAAAG gAGTTTCCAGTCACGATGGAAAG AGTCCAGATCTCACAGCCGGATCCACAGACGCCTTCTGGAGCTTTGATTCATGTGCCACGATACTTGGGCAACCTGCCCTTCAGAGTCTGGAAGAAGATGCAGGACATCGTCCAAAACA CTCCTGTGATTCTGGATCCAAACACAGCTCATCCATATCTCCTCCTTTCTGATGATCTGACCAGTGTGAGATACAGCGGGATCCATCAACCGCTTCCTGAtaatccagagagatttgaCTACAATTACTGTGTTCTGGGTTCAGAGGGTTTTAACTCAGGAACACGCTGCTGGGATGTGGAGGTTAAAGAGAGTTCAGGCTGGATTCTTGGAGTAACTACAGCATCAAACCAAAGGAAGGGAGGTGTTTTCTTTAACACTGATGTCTGGAGTGTGGTGTACAGATGGTCTGAACGGTTTGGTTTTCCTGTTAAACAGGATCTCGAGCGTGTGAGAGTGTATCTGGACTATGACAGAGGAACGGTGTCATTCTCTGATCCTGTAACTaacacacatctacacacattcacaacctCCTTCAATCACACACTCTTTCCTTTCTTCTGTAGTGACTCTCTGAAGATCTTACCGTTCAATAGTCAGTAA